A single Vulpes lagopus strain Blue_001 chromosome 3, ASM1834538v1, whole genome shotgun sequence DNA region contains:
- the ZG16 gene encoding zymogen granule membrane protein 16 — protein MLTIALLALLCASASANAIQARSSSYNGEYGGGGGERFSHSGNQLEGPITALRIRVNRYYIVGLQVRYGKVWSDYVGGTQGDLEEIFLHPGESVIQVSGKYKYYLRKLVFVTDKGRYLPFGKDTGTSFNAVPLYPNTVLRFISGRAGSLINAIGLHWDVYPSDCSSC, from the exons ATGTTGACCATTGCTCTTCTGGCCCTACTCTGTGCATCAGCCTCGGCCAATGCCA TTCAGGCTAGGTCCTCCTCATACAATGGAGAGTatggaggtggtggaggggagcGATTCTCCCATTCTGGCAACCAGCTGGAAGGGCCTATCACCGCCCTCCGTATCCGGGTCAACAGATACTACATCGTAGG CCTCCAGGTGCGCTATGGCAAGGTATGGAGCGACTATGTGGGTGGCACCCAGGGAGATCTGGAGGAGATCTTCCTGCACCCCGGGGAGTCAGTGATCCAGGTGTCTGGCAAGTACAAGTACTACCTGAGGAAGCTGGTCTTCGTGACGGACAAGGGCCGCTACCTGCCTTTTGGGAAAGACACAGGCACGAGCTTCAACGCCGTCCCCTTGTACCCCAACACTGTGCTCCGATTCATCAGTGGCCGTGCTGGCTCCCTCATTAATGCCATTGGCCTACACTGGGACGTCTACCCCAGTGACTGCAGCAGTTGCTGA
- the KIF22 gene encoding kinesin-like protein KIF22, with the protein MDAGGAAPLRRREMAAAVSGAGRCRLSKVGAGRRPPPARVRVAVRLRPFVDGTAGACDPPCVRGLDSCSLEIANWRNHQETLKYQFDAFYGEKSSQQDIYAGSVQPILRHLLEGQNASVLAYGPTGAGKTHTMLGSPEQPGVIPRALMDLLQLTREEGGEGRPWALSVTMSYLEIYQEKVLDLLEPTSGDLVIREDCRGNILIPGLMQKPITSFADFERHFLPASRNRTVGATRLNQRSSRSHAVLLVKVDQRERLAPFRQREGKLYLIDLAGSEDNRRTGNKGLRLKESGAINSSLFVLGKVVDALNQGLPRVPYRDSKLTRLLQDSLGGSAHSILIANIAPERHFYLDTVSALNFAARSKEVINRPFTNESLQLPVLAPIKLSQKELLGPSEAERARGPEEEEIGSPEPPAAPASASQKLSPLQKLSSMDPAVLERLLSLDRLLGSQGSQGTHGLNTPRRERMVLMKTMEEKDLEIKRLKMKQKELEAKVLAQEALDPKDKENSSPAILQPLARRTVTVAKPLKKAVVMPLQLIQEQAASPNAEIHILKKKGRKRKLESLDASEPEEKAEDCWELQISPELLARGRQKILDLLNEGSARDLRSLQRIGQKKAQLIVGWRELHGPFSQVEDLEHVEGISGKQMESFLKANILGLAACQRSGPS; encoded by the exons ATGGACGCGGGGGGCGCCGCGCCGCTCAGGCGACGCGAGATGGCGGCGGCGGTCTCAG GAGCTGGTCGCTGTCGGCTAAGCAAGGTGGGGGCTGGTAGGCGCCCACCGCCAGCCCGAGTAAGGGTGGCTGTGCGGCTGCGGCCATTTGTGGATGGGACAGCTGGAGCATGTGATCCCCCTTGTGTGCGGGGCCTGGACAGCTGTTCCCTGGAGATTGCCAACTGGAGGAACCACCAGGAGACTCTCAAATACCA GTTTGATGCCTTCTATGGGGAGAAGAGCTCTCAGCAGGACATCTATGCAGGATCAGTACAGCCCATCCTAAGGCACTTGCTGGAAGGGCAGAATGCCAGTGTGCTTGCCTATGGGCCCACAGGGGCAG GGAAGACGCACACAATGCTGGGCAGCCCAGAGCAACCTGGAGTGATACCCCGGGCTCTTATGGATCTCCTACAGCTCACAAGGGAGGAGGGCGGCGAGGGCCGGCCCTGGGCCCTCTCTGTCACTATGTCCTACTTAGAGATCTACCAGGAAAAG GTATTAGACCTCTTGGAGCCCACATCAGGAGATCTGGTGATCCGAGAGGACTGTCGGGGAAACATCCTGATTCCAGGCCTCATGCAGAAGCCCATCACTAGCTTTGCTGATTTTGAGCGGCACTTCCTGCCAGCCAGTAGAAATCGGACTGTGGGAGCCACCCGGCTCAACCAGCGCTCCTCCCGCAGTCATGCTGTGCTCCTGGTTAAG GTGGATCAACGGGAACGGCTGGCCCCATTTCGCCAGCGGGAGGGTAAACTCTACCTGATTGacttggctggctcagaggaCAACCGGCGCACGGGTAACAAGGGTCTGCGGCTGAAGGAAAGCGGAGCCATCAACTCCTCCCTCTTTGTACTGGGCAAGGTGGTGGATGCCCTGAACCAAGGCCTCCCTCGTGTACCTTACCGGGACAGCAAGCTCACTCGCCTGTTGCAG GattctctgggtggctcagcccacaGCATCCTCATTGCCAACATTGCCCCTGAGAGACACTTCTACCTAGATACAGTCTCTGCACTCAACTTTGCTGCCAGGTCCAAGGAGGTGATCAACCGGCCTTTTACCAATGAAAGTCTACAGCTTCCTG TATTGGCACCCATTAAACTGTCCCAGAAAGAACTGCTAGGCCcgtcagaggcagagagagcccgAGGCCCTGAGGAAGAGGAAATTGGGAGTCCTGAgcccccagcagctccagcctctgcctcccagaAACTCAG CCCCCTACAGAAGCTAAGTAGCATGGATCCAGCTGTGCTGGAGCGCCTCCTAAGCTTGGACCGTCTCTTGGGCTCCCAGGGGAGCCAGGGGACCCATGGGCTGAACACCCCAAGACGAGAGCGGATGGTGCTCATGAAGACAATGGAGGAGAAGGATTTGGAGATTAAG AGGCTTAAGATGAAGCAAAAAGAACTAGAAGCTAAGGTTCTGGCCCAGGAGGCTCTGGACCCAAAGGATAAAGAGAATTCCTCTCCTGCAATACTCCAACCACTTGCCCGCCGCACAGTCACAGTAGCTAAGCCCCTGAAAAAGGCTGTGGTGATGCCCTTACAACTGA ttcaggaaCAGGCAGCGTCTCCCAATGCTGAGATCCATATTCTGAAGAAGAAAGGGCGGAAGAGAAAG CTGGAGTCCCTGGACGCCTCAGAGCCAGAGGAGAAGGCTGAGGACTGCTGGGAGCTACAGATCAGCCCGGAGCTACTGGCCCGTGGGCGCCAAAAAATACTAGATCTGCTGAACGAAGGCTCTGCCCGGGATCTGCGCAGCCTGCAGCGCATTGGCCAAAAGAAGGCCCAGCTCATCGTCGGCTGGAGGGAGCTCCACGGCCCCTTCAGCCAG GTGGAGGACCTGGAACACGTGGAGGGCATATCCGGGAAACAGATGGAATCATTCCTGAAG GCGAACATCCTGGGTCTCGCCGCGTGCCAGCGCAGCGGCCCCTCCTGA
- the MAZ gene encoding myc-associated zinc finger protein isoform X3, whose amino-acid sequence MDPGNWSSFIFQGHAQNPLQVGAELQSRFFASQGCAQSPFQAAPAPPPTPQPPAAEPLQVDLLPVLAAAQESAAAAAAAAAAAAAAAVAAAPPAPAAASTVDTAALKQPPAPPPPPPPVSAPAAEAAPPVSAATIAAAAATAVVAPTSTVAVAPVASALEKKTKSKGPYICALCAKEFKNGYNLRRHEAIHTGAKAGRVPSGAMKMPTMVPLSLLSVPQLSGAGGGGGEAGAGGGAAAVAAGGVVTTTASGKRIRKNHACEMCGKAFRDVYHLNRHKLSHSDEKPYQCPVCQQRFKRKDRMSYHVRSHDGAVHKPYNCSHCGKSFSRPDHLNSHVRQVHSTERPFKCEKCEAAFATKDRLRAHTVRHEEKVPCHVCGKMLSSAYISDHMKVHSQGPHHVCELCNKGFTTAAYLRIHAVKDHGLQAPRADRILCKLCSVHCKTPAQLAGHMQTHLGGAAPPVPGDAPQPQPTC is encoded by the exons aTGGATCCCGGCAACTGGAGCAGCTTCATCTTCCAG GGTCACGCCCAGAACCCCCTGCAGGTCGGGGCTGAGCTCCAGTCCCGCTTCTTTGCCTCCCAGGGCTGCGCCCAGAGTCCATTCCAG GCCGCGCCGGCGCCCCCACCCACGCCCCAGCCCCCGGCGGCCGAGCCCCTCCAGGTGGACTTGCTCCCGGTTCTCGCCGCCGCCCAGGAGTctgccgccgccgcggccgccgccgcagcagctgctgccgccgccgccgtcgctgctgcgcccccggccccggccgccgccTCCACAGTGGACACAGCGGCTCTGAAGCAGCCgccggcgcccccgccgccgcccccgccggtGTCGGCGCCCGCGGCCGAGGCCGCGCCCCCTGTCTCTGCCGCCACTATCGCCGCAGCCGCGGCTACCGCCGTCGTAGCCCCAACCTCGACGGTCGCCGTGGCCCCGGTCGCATCTGCCTTGGAGAAGAAGACAAAGAGCAAGGGGCCCTACATCTGTGCCCTGTGCGCCAAGGAGTTCAAGAACGGCTACAATCTCCGGAGGCACGAGGCCATCCACACAGGAGCCAAGGCCGGCCGGGTCCCCTCGGGTGCTATGAAGATGCCCACCATGGTGCCCCTGAGTCTCCTGAGCGTGCCCCAGCTGAGCGGagccggcgggggagggggagaagccgGTGCTGGCGGCGGAGCGGCCGCCGTGGCCGCGGGTGGCGTGGTGACCACGACCGCCTCGGGGAAGCGCATCCGGAAGAACCACGCCTGTGAGATGTGCGGCAAGGCCTTCCGCGACGTCTACCATCTGAACCGACACAAGCTGTCGCACTCGGACGAGAAGCCCTACCAGTGCCCGGTGTGCCAGCAGCGCTTCAAGCGCAAGGACCGCATGAGCTACCACGTGCGCTCACATGACGGCGCTGTGCACAAGCCCTACAACTGCTCCCACTGTGGCAAGAGCTTCTCCCG GCCGGATCACCTCAACAGTCACGTCAGACAAGTGCACTCAACAGAACGGCCCTTCAAATGTGAG aaaTGTGAGGCAGCTTTTGCTACGAAGGATCGACTGAGAGCGCACACAGTACGACACGAGGAGAAGGTGCCATGTCATGTGTGTGGCAAGATGCTGAGTTCGGCTTATATTTCGGACCACATGAAGGTGCACAGCCAGGGCCCTCACCATGTCTGTGAGCTCTGCAACAAAG gCTTCACCACAGCAGCATACCTGCGCATCCACGCGGTGAAGGACCACGGGCTCCAGGCCCCGCGGGCTGACCGCATCCTGTGCAAGCTGTGCAGCGTGCACTGCAAGACCCCTGCCCAGCTGGCCGGCCACATGCAGACCCATCTGGGGGGGGCCGCCCCCCCTGTCCCGGGAGACGCCCCCCAGCCACAGCCCACCTGCTGA
- the MAZ gene encoding myc-associated zinc finger protein isoform X4 produces the protein MDPGNWSSFIFQGHAQNPLQVGAELQSRFFASQGCAQSPFQAAPAPPPTPQPPAAEPLQVDLLPVLAAAQESAAAAAAAAAAAAAAAVAAAPPAPAAASTVDTAALKQPPAPPPPPPPVSAPAAEAAPPVSAATIAAAAATAVVAPTSTVAVAPVASALEKKTKSKGPYICALCAKEFKNGYNLRRHEAIHTGAKAGRVPSGAMKMPTMVPLSLLSVPQLSGAGGGGGEAGAGGGAAAVAAGGVVTTTASGKRIRKNHACEMCGKAFRDVYHLNRHKLSHSDEKPYQCPVCQQRFKRKDRMSYHVRSHDGAVHKPYNCSHCGKSFSRPDHLNSHVRQVHSTERPFKCEKCEAAFATKDRLRAHTVRHEEKVPCHVCGKMLSSAYISDHMKVHSQGPHHVCELCNKGTGEVCPMAAAAAAAAAAAAAAAVAAPPTAVGSLSGAEGVPVSSQPLPSQPW, from the exons aTGGATCCCGGCAACTGGAGCAGCTTCATCTTCCAG GGTCACGCCCAGAACCCCCTGCAGGTCGGGGCTGAGCTCCAGTCCCGCTTCTTTGCCTCCCAGGGCTGCGCCCAGAGTCCATTCCAG GCCGCGCCGGCGCCCCCACCCACGCCCCAGCCCCCGGCGGCCGAGCCCCTCCAGGTGGACTTGCTCCCGGTTCTCGCCGCCGCCCAGGAGTctgccgccgccgcggccgccgccgcagcagctgctgccgccgccgccgtcgctgctgcgcccccggccccggccgccgccTCCACAGTGGACACAGCGGCTCTGAAGCAGCCgccggcgcccccgccgccgcccccgccggtGTCGGCGCCCGCGGCCGAGGCCGCGCCCCCTGTCTCTGCCGCCACTATCGCCGCAGCCGCGGCTACCGCCGTCGTAGCCCCAACCTCGACGGTCGCCGTGGCCCCGGTCGCATCTGCCTTGGAGAAGAAGACAAAGAGCAAGGGGCCCTACATCTGTGCCCTGTGCGCCAAGGAGTTCAAGAACGGCTACAATCTCCGGAGGCACGAGGCCATCCACACAGGAGCCAAGGCCGGCCGGGTCCCCTCGGGTGCTATGAAGATGCCCACCATGGTGCCCCTGAGTCTCCTGAGCGTGCCCCAGCTGAGCGGagccggcgggggagggggagaagccgGTGCTGGCGGCGGAGCGGCCGCCGTGGCCGCGGGTGGCGTGGTGACCACGACCGCCTCGGGGAAGCGCATCCGGAAGAACCACGCCTGTGAGATGTGCGGCAAGGCCTTCCGCGACGTCTACCATCTGAACCGACACAAGCTGTCGCACTCGGACGAGAAGCCCTACCAGTGCCCGGTGTGCCAGCAGCGCTTCAAGCGCAAGGACCGCATGAGCTACCACGTGCGCTCACATGACGGCGCTGTGCACAAGCCCTACAACTGCTCCCACTGTGGCAAGAGCTTCTCCCG GCCGGATCACCTCAACAGTCACGTCAGACAAGTGCACTCAACAGAACGGCCCTTCAAATGTGAG aaaTGTGAGGCAGCTTTTGCTACGAAGGATCGACTGAGAGCGCACACAGTACGACACGAGGAGAAGGTGCCATGTCATGTGTGTGGCAAGATGCTGAGTTCGGCTTATATTTCGGACCACATGAAGGTGCACAGCCAGGGCCCTCACCATGTCTGTGAGCTCTGCAACAAAG GTACTGGTGAGGTTTGTCCTAtggcggcggcagcagcggcggcggcagcggcagcagcagcagcagcagtggcagccCCCCCCACAGCTGTGGGCTCCCTTTCTGGGGCCGAGGGGGTGCCTGTGAGCTCTCAGCCacttccctcccagccctggtGA
- the MAZ gene encoding myc-associated zinc finger protein isoform X1, whose amino-acid sequence MFPVFPCTLLAPPFPVLGLDSRGVGGLMNSFPPPQGHAQNPLQVGAELQSRFFASQGCAQSPFQAAPAPPPTPQPPAAEPLQVDLLPVLAAAQESAAAAAAAAAAAAAAAVAAAPPAPAAASTVDTAALKQPPAPPPPPPPVSAPAAEAAPPVSAATIAAAAATAVVAPTSTVAVAPVASALEKKTKSKGPYICALCAKEFKNGYNLRRHEAIHTGAKAGRVPSGAMKMPTMVPLSLLSVPQLSGAGGGGGEAGAGGGAAAVAAGGVVTTTASGKRIRKNHACEMCGKAFRDVYHLNRHKLSHSDEKPYQCPVCQQRFKRKDRMSYHVRSHDGAVHKPYNCSHCGKSFSRPDHLNSHVRQVHSTERPFKCEKCEAAFATKDRLRAHTVRHEEKVPCHVCGKMLSSAYISDHMKVHSQGPHHVCELCNKGFTTAAYLRIHAVKDHGLQAPRADRILCKLCSVHCKTPAQLAGHMQTHLGGAAPPVPGDAPQPQPTC is encoded by the exons ATGTTCCCCGTGTTCCCTTGCACGCTGCTGGCCCCCCCCTTCCCCGTGCTGGGCCTGGACTCCCGGGGGGTGGGCGGCCTCATGAACTCCTTCCCGCCACCTCAGGGTCACGCCCAGAACCCCCTGCAGGTCGGGGCTGAGCTCCAGTCCCGCTTCTTTGCCTCCCAGGGCTGCGCCCAGAGTCCATTCCAG GCCGCGCCGGCGCCCCCACCCACGCCCCAGCCCCCGGCGGCCGAGCCCCTCCAGGTGGACTTGCTCCCGGTTCTCGCCGCCGCCCAGGAGTctgccgccgccgcggccgccgccgcagcagctgctgccgccgccgccgtcgctgctgcgcccccggccccggccgccgccTCCACAGTGGACACAGCGGCTCTGAAGCAGCCgccggcgcccccgccgccgcccccgccggtGTCGGCGCCCGCGGCCGAGGCCGCGCCCCCTGTCTCTGCCGCCACTATCGCCGCAGCCGCGGCTACCGCCGTCGTAGCCCCAACCTCGACGGTCGCCGTGGCCCCGGTCGCATCTGCCTTGGAGAAGAAGACAAAGAGCAAGGGGCCCTACATCTGTGCCCTGTGCGCCAAGGAGTTCAAGAACGGCTACAATCTCCGGAGGCACGAGGCCATCCACACAGGAGCCAAGGCCGGCCGGGTCCCCTCGGGTGCTATGAAGATGCCCACCATGGTGCCCCTGAGTCTCCTGAGCGTGCCCCAGCTGAGCGGagccggcgggggagggggagaagccgGTGCTGGCGGCGGAGCGGCCGCCGTGGCCGCGGGTGGCGTGGTGACCACGACCGCCTCGGGGAAGCGCATCCGGAAGAACCACGCCTGTGAGATGTGCGGCAAGGCCTTCCGCGACGTCTACCATCTGAACCGACACAAGCTGTCGCACTCGGACGAGAAGCCCTACCAGTGCCCGGTGTGCCAGCAGCGCTTCAAGCGCAAGGACCGCATGAGCTACCACGTGCGCTCACATGACGGCGCTGTGCACAAGCCCTACAACTGCTCCCACTGTGGCAAGAGCTTCTCCCG GCCGGATCACCTCAACAGTCACGTCAGACAAGTGCACTCAACAGAACGGCCCTTCAAATGTGAG aaaTGTGAGGCAGCTTTTGCTACGAAGGATCGACTGAGAGCGCACACAGTACGACACGAGGAGAAGGTGCCATGTCATGTGTGTGGCAAGATGCTGAGTTCGGCTTATATTTCGGACCACATGAAGGTGCACAGCCAGGGCCCTCACCATGTCTGTGAGCTCTGCAACAAAG gCTTCACCACAGCAGCATACCTGCGCATCCACGCGGTGAAGGACCACGGGCTCCAGGCCCCGCGGGCTGACCGCATCCTGTGCAAGCTGTGCAGCGTGCACTGCAAGACCCCTGCCCAGCTGGCCGGCCACATGCAGACCCATCTGGGGGGGGCCGCCCCCCCTGTCCCGGGAGACGCCCCCCAGCCACAGCCCACCTGCTGA
- the MAZ gene encoding myc-associated zinc finger protein isoform X2, translated as MFPVFPCTLLAPPFPVLGLDSRGVGGLMNSFPPPQGHAQNPLQVGAELQSRFFASQGCAQSPFQAAPAPPPTPQPPAAEPLQVDLLPVLAAAQESAAAAAAAAAAAAAAAVAAAPPAPAAASTVDTAALKQPPAPPPPPPPVSAPAAEAAPPVSAATIAAAAATAVVAPTSTVAVAPVASALEKKTKSKGPYICALCAKEFKNGYNLRRHEAIHTGAKAGRVPSGAMKMPTMVPLSLLSVPQLSGAGGGGGEAGAGGGAAAVAAGGVVTTTASGKRIRKNHACEMCGKAFRDVYHLNRHKLSHSDEKPYQCPVCQQRFKRKDRMSYHVRSHDGAVHKPYNCSHCGKSFSRPDHLNSHVRQVHSTERPFKCEKCEAAFATKDRLRAHTVRHEEKVPCHVCGKMLSSAYISDHMKVHSQGPHHVCELCNKGTGEVCPMAAAAAAAAAAAAAAAVAAPPTAVGSLSGAEGVPVSSQPLPSQPW; from the exons ATGTTCCCCGTGTTCCCTTGCACGCTGCTGGCCCCCCCCTTCCCCGTGCTGGGCCTGGACTCCCGGGGGGTGGGCGGCCTCATGAACTCCTTCCCGCCACCTCAGGGTCACGCCCAGAACCCCCTGCAGGTCGGGGCTGAGCTCCAGTCCCGCTTCTTTGCCTCCCAGGGCTGCGCCCAGAGTCCATTCCAG GCCGCGCCGGCGCCCCCACCCACGCCCCAGCCCCCGGCGGCCGAGCCCCTCCAGGTGGACTTGCTCCCGGTTCTCGCCGCCGCCCAGGAGTctgccgccgccgcggccgccgccgcagcagctgctgccgccgccgccgtcgctgctgcgcccccggccccggccgccgccTCCACAGTGGACACAGCGGCTCTGAAGCAGCCgccggcgcccccgccgccgcccccgccggtGTCGGCGCCCGCGGCCGAGGCCGCGCCCCCTGTCTCTGCCGCCACTATCGCCGCAGCCGCGGCTACCGCCGTCGTAGCCCCAACCTCGACGGTCGCCGTGGCCCCGGTCGCATCTGCCTTGGAGAAGAAGACAAAGAGCAAGGGGCCCTACATCTGTGCCCTGTGCGCCAAGGAGTTCAAGAACGGCTACAATCTCCGGAGGCACGAGGCCATCCACACAGGAGCCAAGGCCGGCCGGGTCCCCTCGGGTGCTATGAAGATGCCCACCATGGTGCCCCTGAGTCTCCTGAGCGTGCCCCAGCTGAGCGGagccggcgggggagggggagaagccgGTGCTGGCGGCGGAGCGGCCGCCGTGGCCGCGGGTGGCGTGGTGACCACGACCGCCTCGGGGAAGCGCATCCGGAAGAACCACGCCTGTGAGATGTGCGGCAAGGCCTTCCGCGACGTCTACCATCTGAACCGACACAAGCTGTCGCACTCGGACGAGAAGCCCTACCAGTGCCCGGTGTGCCAGCAGCGCTTCAAGCGCAAGGACCGCATGAGCTACCACGTGCGCTCACATGACGGCGCTGTGCACAAGCCCTACAACTGCTCCCACTGTGGCAAGAGCTTCTCCCG GCCGGATCACCTCAACAGTCACGTCAGACAAGTGCACTCAACAGAACGGCCCTTCAAATGTGAG aaaTGTGAGGCAGCTTTTGCTACGAAGGATCGACTGAGAGCGCACACAGTACGACACGAGGAGAAGGTGCCATGTCATGTGTGTGGCAAGATGCTGAGTTCGGCTTATATTTCGGACCACATGAAGGTGCACAGCCAGGGCCCTCACCATGTCTGTGAGCTCTGCAACAAAG GTACTGGTGAGGTTTGTCCTAtggcggcggcagcagcggcggcggcagcggcagcagcagcagcagcagtggcagccCCCCCCACAGCTGTGGGCTCCCTTTCTGGGGCCGAGGGGGTGCCTGTGAGCTCTCAGCCacttccctcccagccctggtGA
- the MAZ gene encoding myc-associated zinc finger protein isoform X5, producing the protein MFPVFPCTLLAPPFPVLGLDSRGVGGLMNSFPPPQGHAQNPLQVGAELQSRFFASQGCAQSPFQAAPAPPPTPQPPAAEPLQVDLLPVLAAAQESAAAAAAAAAAAAAAAVAAAPPAPAAASTVDTAALKQPPAPPPPPPPVSAPAAEAAPPVSAATIAAAAATAVVAPTSTVAVAPVASALEKKTKSKGPYICALCAKEFKNGYNLRRHEAIHTGAKAGRVPSGAMKMPTMVPLSLLSVPQLSGAGGGGGEAGAGGGAAAVAAGGVVTTTASGKRIRKNHACEMCGKAFRDVYHLNRHKLSHSDEKPYQCPVCQQRFKRKDRMSYHVRSHDGAVHKPYNCSHCGKSFSRPDHLNSHVRQVHSTERPFKCETLSSHSHFLQIKDPQGSDSFNLLFPSPCSPKL; encoded by the exons ATGTTCCCCGTGTTCCCTTGCACGCTGCTGGCCCCCCCCTTCCCCGTGCTGGGCCTGGACTCCCGGGGGGTGGGCGGCCTCATGAACTCCTTCCCGCCACCTCAGGGTCACGCCCAGAACCCCCTGCAGGTCGGGGCTGAGCTCCAGTCCCGCTTCTTTGCCTCCCAGGGCTGCGCCCAGAGTCCATTCCAG GCCGCGCCGGCGCCCCCACCCACGCCCCAGCCCCCGGCGGCCGAGCCCCTCCAGGTGGACTTGCTCCCGGTTCTCGCCGCCGCCCAGGAGTctgccgccgccgcggccgccgccgcagcagctgctgccgccgccgccgtcgctgctgcgcccccggccccggccgccgccTCCACAGTGGACACAGCGGCTCTGAAGCAGCCgccggcgcccccgccgccgcccccgccggtGTCGGCGCCCGCGGCCGAGGCCGCGCCCCCTGTCTCTGCCGCCACTATCGCCGCAGCCGCGGCTACCGCCGTCGTAGCCCCAACCTCGACGGTCGCCGTGGCCCCGGTCGCATCTGCCTTGGAGAAGAAGACAAAGAGCAAGGGGCCCTACATCTGTGCCCTGTGCGCCAAGGAGTTCAAGAACGGCTACAATCTCCGGAGGCACGAGGCCATCCACACAGGAGCCAAGGCCGGCCGGGTCCCCTCGGGTGCTATGAAGATGCCCACCATGGTGCCCCTGAGTCTCCTGAGCGTGCCCCAGCTGAGCGGagccggcgggggagggggagaagccgGTGCTGGCGGCGGAGCGGCCGCCGTGGCCGCGGGTGGCGTGGTGACCACGACCGCCTCGGGGAAGCGCATCCGGAAGAACCACGCCTGTGAGATGTGCGGCAAGGCCTTCCGCGACGTCTACCATCTGAACCGACACAAGCTGTCGCACTCGGACGAGAAGCCCTACCAGTGCCCGGTGTGCCAGCAGCGCTTCAAGCGCAAGGACCGCATGAGCTACCACGTGCGCTCACATGACGGCGCTGTGCACAAGCCCTACAACTGCTCCCACTGTGGCAAGAGCTTCTCCCG GCCGGATCACCTCAACAGTCACGTCAGACAAGTGCACTCAACAGAACGGCCCTTCAAATGTGAG ACCTTGTCATCTCACTCCCATTTCCTACAGATCAAAGATCCCCAAGGCTCTGATTCCTTTAACCTCTtgttcccctctccctgctctccgAAGCTCTAA